One genomic window of Borreliella garinii includes the following:
- a CDS encoding PfkB family carbohydrate kinase, producing the protein MKRILAMHDISSMGRTSLTICIPVISSFNMQVCPFVTAVLSASTAYKKFEIVDLTDHLEKFIKIWKEQNEHFDILYTGFLGSETQQITIEKIIKLIKFEKIVIDPVFADNGKIYSIFDNKIISGFRKIIKYANIITPNITELEMLSKSSQLNNKDDIIKAILNLDTKGVVVVTSVKKGDLLGNICYNPKNKEYSEFFLEKLEQNFSGTGDLFTSLLIGYLEKFEMEQALEKTTKAIHLIIKDSIKENALKKEGVRIEKFLKNTF; encoded by the coding sequence GTGAAAAGAATTTTAGCAATGCATGATATTTCAAGTATGGGAAGAACATCTCTAACAATATGTATACCGGTAATATCTTCGTTTAATATGCAAGTATGCCCTTTTGTAACAGCTGTCCTTTCTGCTTCTACAGCTTATAAAAAATTTGAAATAGTTGATTTAACTGATCATTTGGAAAAATTTATCAAGATATGGAAAGAGCAAAATGAACATTTTGACATACTCTATACGGGATTTCTAGGAAGCGAAACACAACAAATAACAATAGAAAAAATAATTAAATTAATAAAATTTGAAAAAATTGTAATTGACCCTGTATTTGCTGACAATGGGAAAATTTACTCTATATTTGATAATAAAATAATTAGTGGCTTTAGAAAAATCATAAAGTATGCAAACATAATAACACCCAATATCACAGAACTTGAAATGCTAAGTAAAAGCTCACAACTTAACAACAAAGATGATATTATAAAAGCAATATTAAATCTTGATACAAAAGGAGTAGTAGTTGTTACAAGCGTCAAAAAAGGAGATCTTTTAGGAAACATTTGCTACAATCCTAAAAACAAAGAATACTCAGAGTTTTTTTTAGAAAAATTAGAGCAAAATTTCAGTGGAACGGGAGATTTATTTACTAGTTTGCTTATAGGATACTTGGAAAAATTCGAAATGGAACAGGCCCTGGAAAAAACAACAAAAGCTATTCACTTAATAATAAAAGATTCAATTAAAGAAAATGCTTTAAAAAAAGAAGGGGTTCGGATTGAAAAATTTTTAAAAAATACATTTTGA
- a CDS encoding sigma-54-dependent transcriptional regulator yields the protein MSKILVADDEKNIREGIATYLEDEGYFVFTASDGEEALETIENENLDVIISDLRMPQISGEKLLKIVKEKNLKIPFIILTAHGTVDSAVDAMREGAYDFLTKPLDLERLLLIIKRSLNKKENNNGENVNLENILIRKDLKYYEKIIGKSLLMQKIFELVIKIAKSNASVLITGEIGVGKEIIADAIFDLSNRNDKPFIKVNCAALSESILESELFGHEKGAFTGAISKKKGRFELANKGTIFLDEIAEISPEIQVKLLRVLQNKTFERVGGETTIKVDIRLLAATNKNLEEEIKKGKFREDLFYRLNIININIPPLRERKDDISNLTSILIRDVAKENNRQEKTLSNDAIKALYYYDWPGNIRELKNVLESALILSKGKQITKEDLPAKIKNNENLIFKITLPIGISLKEAEKEIIKQTLFHSKNNKSKCAEILKIGRKTLHNKIIEYQIDQ from the coding sequence ATGAGCAAAATACTTGTAGCTGATGATGAAAAGAATATTAGAGAAGGAATTGCTACCTATCTTGAGGATGAAGGATATTTTGTTTTCACGGCTAGCGACGGAGAGGAAGCTCTTGAAACAATTGAAAATGAAAATCTTGATGTAATAATATCTGATCTTAGAATGCCTCAGATATCAGGAGAAAAATTGCTCAAAATAGTTAAAGAAAAAAACTTAAAAATACCTTTTATTATTTTAACGGCCCACGGAACAGTTGATTCTGCTGTAGACGCCATGAGAGAAGGTGCTTACGATTTTTTAACAAAACCCTTAGACCTTGAAAGACTCTTGCTAATAATAAAAAGATCATTAAATAAAAAAGAAAATAACAATGGAGAAAATGTCAATTTAGAAAATATTCTAATAAGAAAAGATTTAAAATACTATGAAAAAATCATAGGAAAATCGCTGTTAATGCAAAAGATTTTTGAACTTGTAATAAAAATAGCAAAATCAAACGCATCTGTTCTTATAACGGGCGAAATCGGTGTTGGAAAAGAGATAATAGCCGATGCTATTTTTGATCTTTCAAATAGAAATGACAAACCATTTATAAAAGTAAATTGCGCTGCACTTTCTGAAAGCATCCTTGAAAGCGAGCTTTTTGGGCATGAAAAAGGAGCATTCACTGGCGCAATTTCCAAAAAAAAAGGCAGATTTGAACTTGCTAACAAAGGTACAATTTTTCTTGATGAGATAGCAGAAATTTCACCTGAAATTCAAGTTAAACTTTTAAGAGTACTACAAAACAAAACATTTGAACGCGTTGGGGGAGAAACTACAATTAAAGTTGACATTAGGCTTCTGGCTGCAACAAACAAGAACCTTGAAGAAGAAATTAAAAAGGGGAAATTTAGAGAAGATTTATTTTATAGATTAAATATCATTAATATAAACATACCGCCTTTAAGAGAGAGAAAAGATGATATATCTAATTTAACAAGCATACTAATAAGAGACGTCGCAAAGGAAAATAATAGACAAGAAAAAACTCTTTCTAATGATGCAATTAAAGCTCTCTATTATTACGATTGGCCAGGAAATATTAGAGAATTAAAAAATGTACTTGAAAGCGCATTAATATTATCAAAAGGAAAGCAAATCACCAAAGAAGATTTACCGGCAAAAATCAAGAATAATGAAAATCTTATATTTAAAATCACACTACCAATAGGAATTAGCCTAAAAGAGGCTGAAAAAGAAATAATAAAACAAACGCTTTTTCATTCCAAAAACAATAAAAGCAAATGCGCCGAAATATTAAAAATAGGAAGAAAAACTTTACATAATAAAATAATCGAATATCAGATTGATCAATAA
- a CDS encoding two-component system sensor histidine kinase NtrB — protein MNNFFKKALTKLNKLSNEQKTKFIEQIYKKIEIYDGIFASINEGIIVLDKQNNIIYSNKILYQILALTAKSKIEILDDIQIPILINLIKEIVRTEDKIIGLEVPISNNIYIKISFMPYVKEKKLEGNIILIEDIKEKKKKEEMFRRVEALASFTRHARNIAHEIKNPLGAIDINLQLLKKEIKKQKIKNGKAENYFKVIKEEINRVDKIVTEFLLTVRPIKINLQEKDIKQVINSVYELLNPELENKNIKLLLNLNKISNILVDEKLLKQVIINIVKNAEEALLETKKEIKKIEIFLLEKDNKIHINIKDNGIGIKDEVKEEIFKPQFSTKEKGSGIGLTISYKIIKELGGEIFAESKEGKGTIFTITLPKLNKKNILIEGY, from the coding sequence ATGAATAATTTTTTTAAAAAAGCTTTAACAAAACTAAACAAATTATCTAATGAACAAAAAACTAAATTTATTGAACAAATTTACAAAAAAATAGAAATATATGACGGAATATTCGCATCAATTAATGAAGGAATCATTGTCCTTGACAAACAAAACAACATAATCTATTCAAATAAGATTTTATACCAAATTCTAGCTTTAACAGCTAAATCAAAAATAGAAATTCTTGATGATATTCAAATTCCAATCTTAATAAATTTAATAAAAGAAATAGTTAGAACAGAAGATAAAATAATAGGATTAGAAGTCCCAATCTCAAACAATATATATATTAAAATTTCATTTATGCCTTATGTAAAAGAAAAAAAACTTGAAGGCAACATTATTTTGATAGAAGACATTAAAGAGAAAAAAAAGAAAGAGGAAATGTTTAGAAGAGTTGAAGCTTTAGCCTCTTTTACAAGGCATGCAAGAAATATTGCTCATGAAATCAAAAACCCACTTGGAGCAATCGATATAAATTTACAACTGCTAAAAAAGGAAATTAAAAAACAAAAAATAAAAAATGGTAAAGCTGAAAATTATTTCAAAGTAATAAAAGAAGAAATAAACAGAGTAGATAAAATAGTAACAGAATTTTTATTAACTGTAAGACCAATAAAAATTAACTTACAAGAAAAAGATATTAAACAAGTAATAAACAGTGTATATGAATTGTTAAATCCCGAATTAGAAAACAAAAACATAAAACTACTACTTAATTTAAATAAAATAAGCAATATCCTTGTTGATGAGAAACTATTAAAACAAGTTATTATAAATATAGTTAAAAATGCAGAAGAAGCACTGCTTGAAACAAAAAAAGAAATAAAAAAAATAGAAATTTTTCTTTTAGAAAAAGACAATAAAATACATATCAACATAAAAGATAATGGAATCGGAATAAAAGATGAAGTAAAAGAGGAAATATTTAAACCTCAATTTAGCACAAAAGAAAAAGGAAGTGGAATAGGACTTACTATTTCTTATAAAATAATAAAAGAGCTTGGGGGTGAAATTTTTGCAGAAAGCAAAGAAGGTAAAGGTACTATTTTTACAATCACACTTCCTAAACTAAATAAAAAAAATATTTTAATTGAAGGGTATTAA
- a CDS encoding CvpA family protein translates to MIVNDPIKITGIVDILIIIIFTSLGFRGFLRGFIKEISGFAEVFVLIILLYKKTEEFRMLVKPIVELSYIQALLVFFLLIHIGFLILQSLIESIMSQLKLVFFNRMLGLVLGLLEAFGIIAIVVYIIHSQQIFKPEYFLKESKLLDYLNPGISYLFKISKTK, encoded by the coding sequence ATGATAGTAAACGATCCTATAAAAATAACCGGAATAGTGGACATACTAATAATAATAATTTTCACATCTTTAGGATTTAGAGGATTTTTAAGAGGATTTATTAAAGAAATTAGCGGATTTGCCGAAGTTTTTGTTTTAATAATCCTGCTTTATAAAAAAACTGAAGAGTTTAGAATGTTGGTTAAACCTATTGTTGAGCTGTCCTACATCCAAGCACTTCTTGTATTTTTTCTGCTCATACATATAGGATTTTTAATACTACAATCCTTAATAGAATCAATAATGAGCCAACTTAAATTAGTATTCTTCAACAGAATGCTAGGCTTAGTGCTTGGTCTACTTGAAGCTTTTGGAATAATTGCAATCGTGGTTTACATAATACACTCACAACAAATATTTAAGCCTGAATATTTCCTAAAAGAAAGTAAACTCCTTGATTATTTAAACCCTGGAATAAGCTATCTCTTTAAAATCTCAAAAACAAAATAA
- a CDS encoding divergent polysaccharide deacetylase family protein has protein sequence MFIFYIKKNKFIIVIFIIIAIAITQAFASFLYFNDNLKVVNAPLKDRLQKTQKDSLIINNKENKKSRIKPKFYLIIDDVGYDEFMLEQFIKLNFEINYAIIPFLPKSMNLYKKLKNNNKTIIIHFPMQSKHRNSIEKFHINIKDKKEEIHKKIEKTFKMYPDAKIMNNHMGSLITSNKDLMKIILIKLKEIDRYFFDSVTIAGSVPEIIGKEIGVRVEKRDVFLDNKDTEESVLKELEKAKNIARKHGIVKVIGHIWSKNTLKVLEKEGPNLNQEFKFDNLLNLYEETIR, from the coding sequence ATGTTTATATTTTATATTAAAAAAAACAAATTTATTATTGTAATTTTTATTATTATTGCTATTGCAATAACTCAAGCATTTGCAAGTTTTTTATATTTTAACGACAATTTAAAGGTTGTAAATGCACCACTTAAAGATAGGCTTCAAAAAACACAAAAAGACAGCTTAATAATAAATAACAAAGAAAATAAAAAATCCAGAATAAAGCCCAAGTTTTACTTAATCATCGATGACGTAGGTTATGATGAATTTATGTTAGAACAATTTATAAAACTTAATTTTGAAATAAATTATGCCATTATTCCATTTCTACCAAAATCAATGAATTTATACAAAAAGCTAAAAAATAATAACAAAACAATAATAATACATTTCCCAATGCAATCAAAACATAGAAACTCAATAGAAAAATTTCATATAAACATAAAAGATAAAAAGGAAGAAATACACAAAAAAATCGAAAAAACATTTAAAATGTATCCTGATGCAAAAATAATGAATAATCACATGGGTAGCTTAATAACTTCAAATAAAGATTTAATGAAAATCATTTTAATAAAGCTTAAAGAGATTGATAGATATTTTTTCGACAGCGTAACTATTGCAGGAAGCGTACCAGAAATAATAGGTAAAGAAATTGGAGTTAGAGTAGAAAAAAGAGATGTATTTCTTGATAACAAAGACACAGAAGAGTCCGTACTCAAGGAACTTGAAAAAGCAAAAAATATTGCTAGAAAACATGGAATAGTAAAAGTAATCGGACATATTTGGTCTAAAAACACACTAAAAGTCCTAGAAAAAGAAGGACCTAATTTAAACCAGGAATTTAAATTTGACAACTTATTAAATCTTTACGAGGAAACAATCAGATGA
- a CDS encoding DNA polymerase III subunit gamma/tau produces MTILPKIAKDIIKAYDQKILPNAILLLGEKFSSKKVSAIELAKKILNEKNLTNPNLLIFANLDTIEAKAHLSTNSYKIVNKYLEYIKTVIFTKCYFSNEKNLKKIEKNINYINSVYYKKEYNINIKNELIKNIENINKELNRNITVYDVKKIQTWIFSEKEKPKVIYINEIENLSFNVHNSLLKILEEPPLNIYFILAARNKNKIPKTILSRLRIYNFTKPEKRLGIQIFKESFLTNKDITIEEYFASFYEEESKKIKKELIKILNIIKEKKSIFNLEEIDFIKDDQSFKIFLNELTINIRKDFLEKKIDINQYLKYTEHLKNIYKYRPYNQNKKLIIENLMLNYEEI; encoded by the coding sequence ATGACAATACTTCCAAAGATTGCCAAAGACATAATAAAAGCATATGATCAAAAAATATTACCAAATGCAATTCTTTTACTAGGAGAAAAGTTTTCATCAAAAAAGGTCAGCGCAATTGAGCTTGCAAAAAAAATATTAAACGAAAAAAACTTAACAAACCCTAATTTGCTCATTTTTGCAAATCTCGATACAATAGAAGCAAAAGCGCATCTTTCTACGAATTCGTATAAAATAGTAAATAAATACCTAGAATACATTAAAACTGTAATTTTTACCAAATGTTATTTCAGTAATGAAAAAAATTTGAAAAAAATAGAAAAAAATATCAACTACATTAATTCTGTTTATTATAAAAAAGAATATAATATAAACATAAAAAATGAGCTTATAAAAAATATAGAAAATATAAACAAAGAACTAAATCGTAATATTACTGTTTATGATGTAAAAAAAATTCAAACTTGGATTTTTTCTGAAAAAGAAAAACCAAAGGTAATCTACATAAACGAAATCGAAAACTTATCATTTAATGTACACAACTCACTTTTAAAAATACTAGAAGAGCCTCCTTTAAATATTTACTTTATCTTAGCAGCAAGAAATAAAAACAAAATACCAAAAACAATACTTTCAAGACTTAGAATCTATAATTTCACAAAACCAGAAAAAAGATTGGGAATTCAAATATTCAAAGAAAGCTTTCTAACAAACAAAGACATAACAATTGAGGAGTATTTCGCCTCATTTTACGAAGAAGAAAGCAAAAAAATAAAAAAAGAATTAATAAAAATTTTAAATATAATAAAAGAAAAAAAATCCATATTTAATCTTGAAGAAATCGACTTTATAAAAGATGATCAGAGCTTTAAAATATTTTTAAACGAACTTACAATTAACATTAGAAAAGATTTTTTAGAAAAAAAGATAGATATTAATCAATATCTCAAATACACAGAACATTTGAAAAATATTTATAAATATCGCCCTTATAATCAAAATAAAAAATTAATAATAGAAAACTTGATGCTAAATTACGAGGAGATATGA
- the murG gene encoding undecaprenyldiphospho-muramoylpentapeptide beta-N-acetylglucosaminyltransferase, translating to MSNKKRIFFTGGGTGGHVFPGISIIQKLKELDNEIEFFWIGKKKSIEEKLIKEQNNIKFIPVPCGKLRRYFSFQNFTDFFKVILGIIKSFYILKKYKPQIVYATGGFVSTPTIIASSLLKIKRITHEMDLDPGLATKINAKFANKIYTSFKESEKYFKNHKNIIYTGSPIRKEFLTPNPKIIKQLTQNTNKPIVSILGGSLGANVLNNLALFIKKDSEIYFIHQSGKNLNGLREDNYLRRQFFNAEEMASIVKFSNIIISRAGAGAIKEFANACTCVILIPFKKGSRGDQIKNAKLLKNQNACIYIDEDEILNTNILKVIKETLNDREKINSLKENIKKFNNKHSSTLIAKLLIEDIKETKSK from the coding sequence ATGTCAAACAAAAAAAGAATATTTTTTACAGGGGGGGGGACTGGAGGCCACGTATTTCCAGGAATATCTATAATACAAAAATTAAAAGAATTGGACAATGAAATTGAATTTTTTTGGATAGGCAAAAAAAAATCTATAGAAGAAAAATTGATAAAAGAACAAAATAATATTAAATTTATTCCGGTTCCATGCGGGAAACTTAGACGTTATTTTTCTTTTCAAAATTTTACTGACTTTTTTAAAGTAATACTTGGAATAATAAAAAGCTTCTACATTTTAAAAAAATATAAACCTCAGATTGTCTATGCAACTGGGGGATTTGTCTCAACTCCTACAATTATTGCATCTAGTTTGTTAAAAATAAAAAGAATAACCCATGAAATGGATTTGGATCCTGGGCTTGCAACAAAAATTAATGCTAAATTCGCAAATAAAATATACACAAGCTTCAAAGAAAGTGAAAAATACTTTAAAAACCATAAAAACATTATTTACACAGGATCTCCTATAAGAAAAGAATTCTTAACTCCAAATCCCAAAATCATCAAACAATTAACTCAAAACACTAACAAACCAATTGTTAGCATACTTGGGGGATCTCTTGGTGCTAATGTTTTAAACAACCTTGCACTCTTTATTAAAAAGGATTCTGAAATCTACTTCATCCATCAATCAGGGAAAAACTTAAATGGCCTGAGAGAAGACAATTACCTGAGAAGACAATTTTTTAACGCAGAAGAAATGGCAAGCATAGTTAAATTTTCCAATATAATAATAAGCAGAGCTGGAGCTGGAGCAATAAAGGAATTTGCAAATGCTTGCACATGTGTAATTTTGATTCCATTTAAAAAAGGCTCTAGAGGAGATCAAATTAAAAATGCAAAATTACTAAAAAATCAAAATGCTTGCATTTATATAGATGAAGATGAAATTTTAAATACAAATATTTTGAAAGTTATAAAAGAAACTTTAAATGATAGAGAAAAAATCAACTCTCTAAAAGAAAACATCAAGAAATTCAACAATAAGCATTCTTCAACTTTAATAGCCAAATTACTAATAGAAGATATTAAGGAGACAAAATCTAAATGA